The Chiloscyllium punctatum isolate Juve2018m chromosome 12, sChiPun1.3, whole genome shotgun sequence genome includes a region encoding these proteins:
- the tada3l gene encoding transcriptional adapter 3: MSELKDCPLQFHDFKPVDHVKMCPRYAAVLSRSEDDGIGIEELDTLQLELETLLSSASRRLRILEAETQILTDWQDKKGDKRLLKFGKEHEHGTPQKHGKPKKQKIDGKGSHGTGPGPGRPKSKNLQPKIQEYEFTDDPLDVPRIPKNDAPNRFWASVEPYCADITNEEIRVLEDLLKPPEDEAEYYKIPPLGKHYSQRWAQEDLLEEQKEGARAAAAAEKKKGMLGALTELDSKDVDALLKKEQHDQPEDGSPFGPLTQRLLQALVEENIISPMEDSPIPEMTGKDVGTDGASTSPRSQNKAFSVPHTKSLEARIKEELIAQGLLDSEDRPTEDSEDEVLAELRKRQAELKAISTHNRAKKQELLRLAKEELKKQELRQRVRIADNEVMDAFRKIMAARQKKRTPTKKEKDQAWKALKERESILKLLDS; encoded by the exons ATGAGTGAACTAAAAGACTGCCCACTGCAGTTCCATGATTTTAAGCCAGTAGATCATGTGAAGATGTGTCCCCGCTATGCAGCTGTACTCTCACGCTCTgaggatgatggaattggaaTCGAGGAGCTGGACACATTACAGCTGGAGCTGGAAACACTCTTGAGCTCAGCGAGTCGGCGACTGCGCATACTAGAGGCAGAAACACAG ATCCTCACAGACTGGCAGGAtaagaaaggagataagaggtTGTTAAAATTTGGGAAGGAACATGAGCATGGAACACCACAGAAACACGGAAAACCCAAAAAGCAGAAAATCGATGGAAAAGGCAGCCATGGAACTGGACCTGGTCCTGGACGCCCGAAGTCAAAAAACCTACAGCCTAAAATTCAAGAATATGAATTTACAGATGATCCCTTGGATGTTCCCAGAATTCCAAAGAATGATGCCCCCAACAG GTTCTGGGCATCAGTGGAACCATACTGTGCTGACATCACCAATGAGGAGATCCGTGTCCTTGAGGATCTACTGAAACCCCCTGAAGATGAGGCAGAGTATTACAAG ATCCCCCCCCTGGGGAAACATTATTCCCAGCGATGGGCACAGGAGGACCTTCTCGAGGAGCAGAAGGAAGGTGCCCGTGCTGCAGCTGCAGCAGAGAAGAAGAAAGGCATGCTCGGAGCTTTGACTGAACTCGACTCAAAAG atgtggatgctttgctgAAGAAAGAGCAGCACGATCAGCCTGAAGATGGATCTCCTTTTGGGCCCCTCACTCAGAGATTACTCCAGGCTTTGGTGGAG GAGAACATCATTTCACCAATGGAAGACTCTCCCATACCAGAGATGACTGGGAAAGATGTTGGTACTGATGGAGCGAGCACCTCCCCTCGAAGTCAGAATAAGGCCTTCAG CGTACCTCACACAAAGTCTCTAGAAGCACGAATTAAGGAGGAACTAATTGCTCAAGGTCTGCTAGACTCTGAGGACCGACCTACTGAAGACTCTGAAGATGAAGTTCTGGCAGAACTCCGCAAGCGGCAGGCTGAGTTGAAAGCCATCAGTACACACAATCGAGCAAAGAAACAGGAACTTCTCAG gcTTGCCAAGGAGGAGTTAAAAAAACAGGAGCTACGGCAGCGAGTGAGAATAGCGGACAATGAAGTAATGGATGCTTTCCGAAAGATCATGGCAGCACGTCAGAAGAAACGCACACCTACAAAGAAAGAAAAGGATCAAGCGTGGAAGGcactgaaggagagagagagcatcCTAAAGCTGTTGGACAGTTAA